From Syngnathoides biaculeatus isolate LvHL_M chromosome 19, ASM1980259v1, whole genome shotgun sequence, a single genomic window includes:
- the naa50 gene encoding N-alpha-acetyltransferase 50 isoform X1, with translation MKGSRIELGDVTPHNIKQLKRLNQVIFPVSYNDKFYKDVLEVGELAKLAYFNDIAVGAVCCRVDHSQNQKRLYIMTLGCLAPYRRLGIGTKMLNHVLNICEKDGTFDNIYLHVQISNESAIDFYQKFGFEIIETKKNYYKRIEPADAHVLQKSLRSPSAPPSRELQKME, from the exons ATGAAAGG TAGCCGGATCGAGCTGGGTGACGTGACGCCCCACAACATCAAGCAGCTGAAGCGCCTCAACCAGGTCATCTTCCCGGTCAGCTACAACGACAAGTTTTACAAGGACGTGCTCGAGGTGGGCGAGCTCGCGAAGCTCG CATATTTCAACGACATCGCGGTCGGGGCCGTGTGCTGCCGAGTGGACCACTCTCAGAACCAAAAGCGATTGTACATCATGACGCTGGGCTGTCTCGCGCCCTACCGGAGACTCGGCATTG GTACAAAGATGCTGAACCACGTGCTCAACATCTGCGAGAAGGATGGCACTTTCGACAACATTTACCT TCACGTGCAGATCAGCAACGAGTCGGCCATCGACTTTTACCAGAAGTTCGGCTTCGAGATCATCGAGACCAAGAAGAACTACTACAAGAGGATAGAACCGGCCGACGCGCACGTCCTGCAGAAGAGCCTGCGCAGCCCGAGCGCGCCGCCCAGCAGAGAGCTTCAGAAGATGGAGTAG
- the LOC133492842 gene encoding basic helix-loop-helix domain-containing protein USF3, with protein sequence MPEMTETETTGRKPKKKKNKESHNAVERHRKEKINAGINRIGNLLPCSQALKQSKNMILDQAFRYINELKKQNDAMLLEGGDKVQAEEIRRLRRQCEELRKESAHYIELLKAHDINLLEDPTVHWKGKQRCAKVAKVTPTHQLPKGIIVYSNGNVMCPAGKDSSPGKQPSETVVLQPPSEVSASVQVNGALLQVTSSATSLRSTSTVPQSTAGLAVVERSPPQPPSMSYITLQLPAVNAVPAQTDAAATSASQLPSPVSCLGTLNQTVREATPRTASYNAIPNSQALLRAGAAGSTQTTWTTLQMAGNTVQPVSQSLGSTTQAVHQVTVCPVSAKPSIQPIHIQMQPPVPVHRAPITAHIQARPQQLQPTIPVLASQPQCAVLPQSAAVPQPAIVSQPQSAVLQPASLVPHPPAALVPQAQQQATVLPLLQTMQVLQVNPSSATASAPQNSNNPSVVILQQANSCQSQPVMREEVSNLTPCQHIVIIQAPNQAAPAPQNPKVGLVPSAPTAAVPASMPATQTPNSSTSTLQSVGGKQLVHILPRPAQPPVSSQCQASQASAGVQTTPQTITVNGQVFALQPMKTSDKTASQSTIQLVQPTTSEEPNTNVALNSLGALSSLNQSISQGLPLSISSQTNNNGGPPPAAPSGVVQQKRQPPVPVTVPGATVVVPVQQLQVPRLSPVKSGLATSAPKPAGKRLRMALQTKRSAAKMTKASKRRALSQASSEENQRASQASDIPPVAATTASSQTTQSVTSTQSSAKTVVCVTSSGPTVFSQPRPQSVGSAGANPNDVILSQVNAGVVPTTIATVSVTSVTPSVSGASATNDKAAEASNGSSAASEPVESGVKQPATGAETLTTQSNSAISSTVSKSSRTVVTAVGACDVVNSLTTAPTACHTSVCTTVTVPATQSMQSVSCPQPPNDINPVPCSKNEPTPLSTESTPTTALSSVSTNTTRVQTQQPDPKVPTEVKPPQPPGKIRPVQGERPATTLAVSTSNTTPKKDFVLSQRLYTNLDDQNIEPPVTDSPMSSAAGGGRGFSVASMLPQGQGMNASSGSFGTFTFTTEQAEMLALAMLEQDSPGRRAGSYVGNEATPPSWQPPKGSVSKEKAPNVQQVKVTKPVDTVTVKPPVQTSVREGGDGTASASGGSRHPQNPAHLITYSQSHSLSQVQTQSSGQSGTVASLSVNNLIRPSSSQQPYSGSPSLSGQHCSVSSPAAASVHISQPSNNALSPCSGAAQLNEFAPMKTALMMARAERQVKILSKRQAQEEAMLTTGKRPKPCPPPAPTVGHMDVKGADHNQMMVGQLPPSSSAMARINPEGSLFSTNSFMSTVVRATDAHCPPEQNQPGVLHPPQGHPQHPTAHPGQHLGGNLYMKQHLQEQQRHHLYHLQHHLTQPDPAQRHSLHQRALQQEQHAQKKRGLVRGGQTSSPAAMQQKQHHLEKSGVQQQQQRSHPQQAPHQQHTQQQQQPAQQHPQQSHQQSQQHQPGQHQQSQHQQHQAPTHQTQQQQHQQQQHHQQLQQQNSHSRHQQHLQQQIQQQHFRHQEKSCEAQAAGARVHHNNHLAQQDHLKPGQDHTAMQRMMTSRNLDQQQQQLISPPSNSASRSSDLSCAPSRQERHRVSSYSAEALIGKSPTSGDQQQRMAHHLQPGRGGPASAAPEQGDPRGYMDAPGRGKANVAHNPQGRLTSDHPPSADIQHVTECPPFKSMAAGPVAHQLGGFEAQVSRGSDMTPKSQRAQQQGTFRMGIGPPGDGRNRGTYPSVHLGPQGAHVGPSLLREQEACHQTFMQSLLSPEGNHQRVAQCCPPVSMEYSCGPGSSSADIQAKASSPGQKPSAMNKSHISQVNSNMHGGVRAAHLSGPHGGSEPGRPSAPSRPPVSQHSRHAQPAKLRPGERPRSGTLRPGNPFEPEGHLALPSGGGVLLGRPQSGAEARRSAIVRFMADGAQVPGDNNLVPEQHLAQNFGFPFIPEGGMNPPINANSTFIPPVSQPNASRTPSLLPVEPQNTLPSFYPSYSPAAHPSLPGDVTLQYFSNQMFTSPSADKSSAPPPLNNRFGSILSPPRPVGFAQASFPLLPDMPPMPIANSSGITPHISNFSLTSLFPEIAAGMPADGSAMPMSPLLSLANASAADSGKQPNRPAHNISHILGHDGSSAV encoded by the exons ATGCCAGAGATGACTGAAACCGAGACAACCGGTCGAAAACCAAA aaagaagaaaaacaaagaatcgCACAATGCAG TTGAGAGGCACCGGAAAGAGAAGATAAACGCGGGAATTAACCGCATTGGCAACCTCTTGCCGTGTTCACAAGCACTTAAACAG AGCAAGAACATGATCCTGGACCAGGCCTTTCGATACATCAACGAACTGAAGAAGCAAAACGACGCAATGCTCCTGGAAGGCGGCGATAAAGTCCAAG CGGAGGAGATTCGCCGACTGCGGCGTCAGTGTGAGGAGCTTCGCAAGGAGAGCGCGCACTACATCGAGCTCCTCAAAGCCCACGACATCAATCTCCTAGAAGACCCCACGGTCCACTGGAAGGGCAAGCAGCGCTGTGCCAAAGTGGCCAAAGTGACTCCCACTCATCAGCTGCCCAAGGGAATAATCGTCTATTCCAACGGGAACGTGATGTGCCCCGCGGGAAAAGATTCGAGCCCCGGGAAGCAGCCCTCGGAAACCGTAGTCCTTCAGCCGCCCTCGGAAGTGAGCGCAAGCGTGCAGGTGAATGGAGCCTTGCTACAAGTTACTTCCTCCGCTACTTCGCTTCGCTCCACCTCGACTGTCCCGCAGTCGACAGCCGGCCTTGCAGTGGTGGAGCGGTCTCCGCCTCAGCCGCCTTCCATGTCCTACATCACCCTTCAGCTCCCAGCCGTAAACGCCGTCCCCGCCCAGACAGACGCAGCTGCTACATCAGCGTCTCAACTTCCGTCCCCAGTCTCCTGTCTAGGCACGTTAAATCAGACGGTAAGGGAAGCCACCCCCAGGACCGCAAGTTACAATGCTATACCCAACAGCCAAGCCCTTCTCAGGGCAGGGGCGGCCGGTAGCACGCAAACCACGTGGACGACGCTGCAGATGGCAGGCAACACAGTGCAGCCTGTCAGCCAGAGTCTAGGCAGCACCACCCAAGCTGTCCACCAGGTGACAGTGTGTCCCGTGAGCGCCAAACCCTCCATTCAGCCGATTCACATCCAGATGCAGCCTCCTGTGCCTGTACATCGTGCCCCCATTACCGCACATATTCAGGCAAGGCCGCAACAGCTCCAACCTACAATCCCAGTCCTCGCCTCGCAACCTCAGTGCGCCGTGCTCCCGCAGTCGGCCGCCGTGCCCCAGCCTGCAATTGTTTCTCAGCCCCAGTCAGCTGTGCTTCAGCCGGCGTCGCTCGTTCCCCACCCTCCCGCGGCTCTCGTCCCTCAAGCTCAACAAcaggccaccgtgctgcccctccTCCAGACCATGCAGGTACTGCAGGTCAACCCGAGCAGCGCAACGGCCTCGGCACCCCAGAACAGCAACAACCCCAGCGTGGTCATTCTGCAGCAGGCTAATTCCTGCCAGAGCCAGCCTGTCATGAGAGAAGAAGTGAGCAACCTGACGCCTTGTCAGCATATTGTCATCATCCAGGCTCCCAACCAAGCCGCACCCGCCCCTCAGAATCCTAAGGTTGGCTTGGTGCCTTCTGCCCCTACTGCTGCTGTGCCTGCTTCTATGCCCGCCACCCAAACCCCCAACAGTTCAACGTCGACGTTGCAGAGTGTGGGTGGGAAGCAGTTGGTGCACATTCTCCCACGTCCGGCGCAGCCTCCGGTGAGCAGTCAATGTCAGGCGAGCCAGGCATCCGCCGGAGTCCAGACAACCCCGCAGACTATCACTGTGAATGGGCAGGTGTTCGCCTTACAGCCCATGAAGACATCAGACAAAACCGCTTCCCAAAGTACAATCCAACTGGTCCAGCCTACCACCAGCGAGGAACCTAATACCAATGTGGCTCTTAACAGTCTCGGAGCCCTCAGTAGTCTGAACCAGAGCATCTCTCAGGGCCTTCCGCTGAGCATTTCGAGCCAGACCAACAACAACGGTGGTCCGCCTCCGGCCGCTCCATCTGGAGTGGTCCAGCAGAAACGACAGCCTCCTGTTCCTGTGACTGTCCCTGGAGCCACAGTGGTCGTGCCTGTCCAGCAACTACAGGTGCCTCGCTTGAGCCCGGTCAAATCTGGACTAGCGACGAGTGCGCCAAAGCCTGCCGGAAAGAGGCTCCGGATGGCCCTTCAGACTAAGCGATCGGCAGCCAAAATGACCAAAGCATCTAAGAGGAGGGCGCTCAGCCAGGCTAGTTCAGAAGAAAATCAGAGAGCATCTCAGGCCTCAGACATTCCTCCCGTCGCCGCCACGACGGCATCTAGCCAAACTACACAAAGCGTCACTTCTACACAAAGCTCAGCGAAAACTGTTGTCTGCGTTACATCCAGTGGTCCGACCGTATTTAGTCAGCCCAGGCCGCAGAGTGTCGGCTCCGCCGGCGCAAATCCCAATGATGTTATTTTGAGTCAAGTTAACGCGGGTGTTGTGCCGACCACAATTGCAACCGTCAGCGTGACATCGGTCACGCCTTCAGTGAGTGGAGCCTCGGCCACTAATGACAAAGCGGCTGAAGCTTCAAACGGCAGCTCGGCGGCAAGCGAGCCTGTAGAATCAGGCGTGAAGCAACCAGCCACCGGTGCAGAGACTCTCACAACACAAAGCAACTCGGCTATTTCCTCTACGGTGTCGAAGTCGAGTAGAACTGTTGTTACTGCTGTAGGCGCCTGTGATGTAGTGAACAGTTTAACCACAGCGCCCACTGCATGTCATACTTCAGTCTGCACCACAGTAACAGTCCCCGCAACTCAGAGTATGCAATCAGTATCTTGCCCTCAGCCACCCAACGACATAAATCCTGTGCCTTGTAGTAAAAATGAGCCCACTCCTTTGTCCACCGAATCCACACCTACGACCGCCCTGTCGTCTGTTAGCACCAATACAACAAGAGTGCAGACGCAGCAACCTGACCCGAAGGTGCCGACTGAAGTGAAACCTCCTCAGCCACCAGGGAAAATTAGACCGGTCCAAGGAGAGAGACCTGCTACCACCTTAGCAGTGTCAACATCTAATACAACACCAAAGAAAGACTTTGTGCTTTCTCAGAGGTTGTACACTAACCTAGATGATCAAAATATTGAGCCCCCGGTGACGGATTCACCCATGTCCTCAGCGGCGGGGGGAGGCAGAGGCTTCTCTGTGGCCTCCATGCTCCCGCAGGGTCAGGGCATGAACGCCTCCTCCGGCTCCTTTGGAACGTTTACCTTCACGACCGAGCAGGCCGAGATGCTAGCGCTGGCCATGCTAGAACAGGACAGTCCTGGGAGGAGGGCCGGAAGCTATGTCGGGAACGAGGCAACTCCACCCTCGTGGCAACCCCCGAAAGGGTCTGTTAGTAAAGAAAAAGCTCCCAATGTGCAGCAGGTGAAAGTGACCAAGCCTGTAGACACAGTAACCGTTAAACCTCCAGTTCAGACGTCAGTCAGAGAAGGAGGCGATGGGACAGCTAGTGCGAGCGGCGGGAGCAGGCATCCACAGAATCCGGCTCATCTCATCACATACTCACAGTCTCACTCCCTCTCCCAGGTCCAGACTCAGAGCTCAGGCCAAAGTGGGACTGTCGCCAGCTTGAGTGTCAACAACCTGATTAGGCCCAGCTCCTCTCAGCAACCATACTCAGGTTCTCCCAGTCTCTCAGGCCAACACTGCTCAGTGTCCTCGCCTGCTGCCGCCTCGGTCCACATTTCCCAACCCTCCAACAATGCCCTCTCGCCGTGCTCAGGTGCAGCCCAGCTGAATGAGTTTGCCCCCATGAAAACCGCTTTAATGATGGCTCGGGCTGAGCGACAAGTCAAGATCCTCTCCAAACGGCAGGCCCAGGAAGAGGCCATGCTCACCACAGGGAAGCGACCCAAGCCGTGCCCTCCGCCGGCCCCCACTGTGGGGCACATGGATGTGAAAGGAGCGGACCACAACCAGATGATGGTAGGACAACTGCCTCCCTCGTCGTCTGCCATGGCGAGGATTAATCCCGAAGGCTCCCTCTTCTCCACAAACTCCTTCATGAGCACCGTAGTTCGAGCCACGGATGCCCACTGCCCCCCTGAGCAGAACCAGCCGGGGGTGCTCCACCCACCCCAAGGGCATCCGCAACATCCCACTGCCCACCCAGGCCAGCACTTGGGTGGAAACCTTTACATGAAACAGCATCTTCAAGAGCAACAGCGACACCACCTGTACCATTTGCAACATCACCTGACTCAGCCGGACCCCGCGCAGCGCCACTCATTACACCAGAGGGCGCTCCAGCAGGAGCAGCACGCTCAGAAGAAGAGGGGGCTGGTCAGAGGCGGCCAGACCAGTTCACCCGCTGCCATGCAACAGAAGCAGCATCACCTGGAAAAGTCCGgagtgcagcagcagcagcagcgctcTCATCCGCAACAGGCCCCACATCAACAACACacgcagcaacaacaacagcccGCCCAGCAGCATCCGCAGCAGTCCCACCAACAGTCGCAACAGCATCAGCCGGGGCAACACCAACAGTCGCAACACCAACAGCACCAGGCGCCCACGCAtcaaacacagcagcagcagcaccaacaacaacaacatcatcaACAGCTGCAGCAGCAGAATTCCCACAGCAGGCACCAGCAGCATCTCCAACAACAGATACAACAGCAACACTTTAGACACCAGGAGAAGAGCTGCGAGGCCCAAGCTGCAGGAGCCAGAGTCCACCACAACAACCACCTGGCTCAGCAGGACCACCTCAAG CCTGGTCAGGACCACACTGCCATGCAGAGAATGATGACTTCGCGGAATCTggatcagcagcagcagcagctcatttCCCCACCCAGCAATTCGGCGTCTCGTTCTTCCGACCTGTCGTGCGCGCCGTCCCGTCAGGAGCGCCACCGCGTCTCCAGCTACTCTGCCGAGGCGCTCATCGGTAAGAGCCCCACGAGCGGCGATCAGCAGCAGCGGATGGCGCACCACCTCCAGCCGGGCCGGGGCGGCCCCGCCTCCGCCGCGCCCGAGCAGGGTGACCCGCGGGGCTACATGGATGCGCCGGGGAGAGGTAAAGCCAACGTGGCGCACAACCCACAGGGCAGGCTTACCTCGGACCATCCGCCGTCAGCCGACATTCAACACGTGACGGAGTGTCCGCCCTTCAAATCCATGGCTGCGGGACCGGTGGCGCATCAGCTCGGTGGCTTCGAGGCTCAGGTTTCCCGCGGGAGCGACATGACCCCCAAGTCGCAGAGGGCCCAGCAGCAGGGAACTTTCAGAATGGGGATCGGCCCTCCGGGGGACGGGAGGAACCGCGGCACCTACCCGAGCGTTCACCTCGGCCCGCAGGGAGCGCACGTCGGCCCCTCGCTTCTACGCGAGCAAGAAGCGTGCCACCAGACCTTTATGCAGAGCCTTCTGTCCCCAGAGGGGAACCACCAGAGGGTGGCGCAGTGCTGCCCGCCTGTCAGCATGGAGTACAGCTGCGGGCCCGGAAGCTCCTCAGCGGACATCCAGGCCAAGGCGTCCAGCCCCGGCCAGAAACCCTCGGCAATGAACAAAAGCCACATTTCTCAGGTCAACAGTAATATGCACGGCGGGGTCCGAGCAGCCCACCTTTCCGGCCCGCACGGCGGCTCTGAGCCGGGCCGCCCCTCGGCCCCCTCCAGGCCCCCCGTCAGCCAGCACTCTCGCCACGCCCAGCCCGCCAAGCTGAGACCGGGCGAGCGCCCCCGGTCGGGAACGTTGCGACCGGGCAACCCCTTCGAGCCCGAGGGCCATCTGGCGCTCCCGTCCGGAGGCGGCGTGCTGCTGGGCAGGCCCCAGTCGGGCGCCGAGGCGCGGCGCAGCGCCATTGTTCGCTTCATGGCGGACGGCGCCCAGGTGCCCGGCGACAACAACCTGGTTCCCGAGCAGCACCTGGCGCAGAATTTCGGCTTCCCGTTCATCCCGGAGGGGGGCATGAACCCCCCCATCAACGCCAACTCCACTTTCATCCCGCCCGTCAGTCAGCCCAACGCCTCCCGCACGCCCTCCCTGCTCCCCGTCGAGCCCCAGAACACCTTACCCTCCTTTTACCCGTCCTACTCGCCGGCCGCCCACCCCAGCCTACCGGGCGACGTCACCTTGCAATACTTCTCCAACCAGATGTTCACGAGTCCGAGCGCCGACAAGTCCAGCGCCCCGCCGCCCCTCAACAACCGCTTCGGCTCCATCCTGTCCCCGCCGCGCCCCGTTGGATTCGCGCAGGCCAGCTTCCCGCTTCTGCCCGACATGCCCCCCATGCCCATCGCCAATTCGTCGGGCATCACGCCGCACATCTCCAACTTCAGCCTCACCTCGCTCTTCCCGGAGATCGCCGCCGGGATGCCCGCCGACGGCTCGGCCATGCCCATGTCGCCGCTGCTGTCGCTCGCCAACGCGTCCGCCGCCGACTCGGGGAAGCAACCCAACAGGCCCGCCCACAACATCAGCCACATCCTGGGGCACGACGGCAGCTCGGCCGTGTGA
- the naa50 gene encoding N-alpha-acetyltransferase 50 isoform X2, with product MKGRIELGDVTPHNIKQLKRLNQVIFPVSYNDKFYKDVLEVGELAKLAYFNDIAVGAVCCRVDHSQNQKRLYIMTLGCLAPYRRLGIGTKMLNHVLNICEKDGTFDNIYLHVQISNESAIDFYQKFGFEIIETKKNYYKRIEPADAHVLQKSLRSPSAPPSRELQKME from the exons ATGAAAGG CCGGATCGAGCTGGGTGACGTGACGCCCCACAACATCAAGCAGCTGAAGCGCCTCAACCAGGTCATCTTCCCGGTCAGCTACAACGACAAGTTTTACAAGGACGTGCTCGAGGTGGGCGAGCTCGCGAAGCTCG CATATTTCAACGACATCGCGGTCGGGGCCGTGTGCTGCCGAGTGGACCACTCTCAGAACCAAAAGCGATTGTACATCATGACGCTGGGCTGTCTCGCGCCCTACCGGAGACTCGGCATTG GTACAAAGATGCTGAACCACGTGCTCAACATCTGCGAGAAGGATGGCACTTTCGACAACATTTACCT TCACGTGCAGATCAGCAACGAGTCGGCCATCGACTTTTACCAGAAGTTCGGCTTCGAGATCATCGAGACCAAGAAGAACTACTACAAGAGGATAGAACCGGCCGACGCGCACGTCCTGCAGAAGAGCCTGCGCAGCCCGAGCGCGCCGCCCAGCAGAGAGCTTCAGAAGATGGAGTAG
- the atp6v1ab gene encoding V-type proton ATPase catalytic subunit A → MDTSKLPKIRYEDRESQFGYVHGVSGPVVTATAMAGAAMYELVRVGHSELVGEIIRLEGDMATIQVYEETSGVSVGDPVLRTGKPLSVELGPGIMGSIFDGIQRPLKDINDITQSIYIPRGVNIGSLNRDIKWEFSPVKSLRVGSHITGGDIYGMVYENSLIKHKIMLPPKNRGTVTYVAPPGNYDISDVVMELEFEGVKEKFTMVQVWPVRQVRPVTEKLPANHPLLTGQRVLDALFPCVQGGTTAIPGAFGCGKTVISQSLSKYSNSDVIVYVGCGERGNEMSEVLRDFPELTMEVDGKTESIMKRTALVANTSNMPVAAREASIYTGITLSEYFRDMGYNVSMMADSTSRWAEALREISGRLAEMPADSGYPAYLGARLASFYERAGRVKCLGNPEREGSVSIVGAVSPPGGDFSDPVTSATLGIVQVFWGLDKKLAQRKHFPSVNWLISYSKYTRALDEYYDKHFAEFVPLRTKAKEILQEEEDLAEIVQLVGKASLAETDKITLEVAKLIKDDFLQQNGYTPYDRFCPFYKTVGILSNMIAFYDMSRHAVETTAQSDNKITWAMIREHLGEILYRISSMKFKDPVKDGEAKIKGEYAQLLEDMQNAFRTLEE, encoded by the exons ATGGACACATCCAAGCTGCCTAAGATCCGGTATGAGGACCGCGAGAGCCAGTTTGGATACGTCCACGGAGTCTCCGGACCAG TGGTGACGGCGACCGCCATGGCCGGCGCGGCCATGTACGAACTGGTGCGCGTGGGCCACAGCGAGCTGGTGGGAGAGATCATCCGGCTGGAAGGAGACATGGCAACCATCCAGGTCTATGAAGAGACTT CCGGAGTCTCAGTCGGCGACCCGGTGCTGCGTACCGGGAAGCCCCTCTCGGTGGAGCTGGGCCCGGGGATCATGGGCTCCATCTTCGACGGCATCCAGCGGCCCCTGAAGGACATCAACGACATCACGCAGAGCATCTACATCCCGAGAGGCGTCAACATCGGTTCCCTGAACAGAGACATCAAGTGGGAGTTCTCGCCCGTCAAGAGTCTGCGG GTTGGCAGTCACATCACAGGCGGCGACATCTACGGGATGGTGTACGAGAACTCCCTCATCAAGCACAAGATCATGCTTCCACCCAAAAACAGAGGCACCGTCACCTACGTGGCCCCTCCGGGAAACTATGACATCTCC GATGTGGTGATGGAGCTGGAGTTTGAGGGTGTGAAGGAAAAGTTCACCATGGTGCAGGTGTGGCCCGTCAGACAAGTGCGGCCCGTCACCGAGAAGCTGCCCGCCAATCACCCGCTGCTGACCGGGCAGAGAGTCCTGGACGCCCTTTTCCC CTGCGTGCAGGGAGGAACCACAGCCATCCCCGGCGCTTTCGGCTGCGGGAAGACCGTCATCTCCCAGTCGCTGTCCAAGTACTCCAACAGCGACGTCATCGTCTACGTGGGCTGCGGGGAGCGTGGTAACGAGATGTCGGAAGTGCTGCGAGACTTCCCCGAG CTGACCATGGAGGTGGACGGCAAGAcggagagcatcatgaagaggACGGCGCTGGTGGCCAACACCTCCAACATGCCTGTGGCAGCCCGAGAAGCCTCCATCTACACAG GAATCACGCTCTCCGAGTACTTCCGAGACATGGGATACAACGTCAGCATGATGGCCGACTCCACCTCCCGCTGGGCCGAAGCTCTCAGGGAGATTTCGGGGCGTCTGGCGGAGATGCCCGCTG ACAGCGGCTACCCGGCCTACCTGGGCGCCCGTCTGGCCTCCTTCTACGAGCGCGCCGGAAGGGTGAAGTGCCTGGGCAACCCCGAGAGGGAGGGCAGCGTCAGCATCGTTGGAGC tgtCTCGCCCCCTGGTGGTGACTTCTCCGATCCCGTCACCTCAGCCACACTTGGTATCGTTCAG GTGTTCTGGGGTCTGGACAAGAAGCTGGCCCAGAGGAAACACTTCCCCTCGGTCAACTGGCTCATCAGCTACAGCAAGTACACCCGTGCCCTGGACGAGTACTACGACAAGCACTTCGCCGAATTTGTGCCGCTGAGGACCAAGGCCAAGGAGATcctgcaggaggaggaggacctgGCCGAGATCGTGCAACTTGTCGGGAAG GCGTCGCTGGCAGAAACGGACAAGATCACTCTGGAGGTGGCCAAGCTGATAAAAGATGACTTCCTGCAGCAGAACGGCTACACACCTTACGACAG attctGTCCCTTCTACAAGACGGTGGGAATCCTGTCCAACATGATTGCGTTCTACGACATGTCACGCCACGCGGTGGAGACCACGGCGCAGAGCGACAACAAGATCACCTGGGCCATGATCCGGGAGCACCTGGGGGAGATCCTCTACAGGATCAGCTCCATGAAATTTAAG GACCCGGTGAAGGACGGCGAGGCCAAGATAAAGGGCGAGTATGCTCAGCTGCTGGAAGACATGCAGAACGCCTTCCGCACTCTGGAAGAATAG